A stretch of the Campylobacter sp. 19-13652 genome encodes the following:
- a CDS encoding flagellar FliJ family protein yields the protein MKSKFSSILQVKKRALELAEARVAKAQNALANAEIVVQNAKSELLSLTLPTKGDSSQLSMAIASIASARASLAMASERVSLASKELAHFKHLYKQANLEFEKINYLHEQEIKAALEANAKSEAARLDEFGTIGFARKMRL from the coding sequence ATGAAAAGCAAATTTAGCTCCATTTTGCAGGTAAAAAAGCGTGCTCTAGAGCTAGCTGAGGCTAGGGTGGCAAAGGCGCAAAATGCCCTAGCAAATGCTGAAATTGTTGTACAAAATGCAAAATCCGAGCTTTTAAGCCTAACTCTACCCACAAAAGGCGATAGCTCGCAGCTTAGCATGGCCATAGCCAGCATTGCTTCGGCACGTGCAAGCCTAGCTATGGCTAGTGAGAGAGTTAGCCTAGCTAGTAAGGAGCTAGCGCACTTTAAGCATCTTTATAAGCAGGCAAATTTGGAATTTGAAAAGATAAATTACCTGCACGAACAAGAGATTAAAGCAGCCCTTGAAGCAAATGCAAAGTCCGAGGCTGCTAGACTTGATGAGTTTGGCACCATTGGCTTTGCTAGAAAGATGCGCCTATGA
- a CDS encoding YraN family protein, protein MGIFSYIFGKEGEDRAASWLMSRGFTIMQRNFKSRFGEIDIIAKKDDILHFIEVKASTSDYEAEYRVNSQKLRKLFRCIEFYELTHEISCDIQLDLIVVNESSIKIIENITL, encoded by the coding sequence TTGGGGATATTTTCTTATATCTTTGGTAAAGAGGGCGAGGATAGAGCGGCCTCGTGGCTTATGTCGCGTGGCTTTACTATTATGCAAAGAAATTTTAAAAGCCGCTTTGGTGAGATAGATATAATCGCTAAAAAAGATGACATTTTGCATTTTATCGAGGTAAAAGCAAGTACCTCAGATTATGAGGCAGAGTATCGGGTAAATAGCCAAAAGCTTAGGAAGCTTTTTAGATGTATTGAATTTTATGAGCTTACTCATGAGATTAGTTGCGATATACAGCTTGATTTAATTGTCGTAAACGAGTCGTCTATAAAGATAATAGAAAATATTACTTTATAA
- a CDS encoding ATP phosphoribosyltransferase regulatory subunit: MSDVFAHEIPSGSRLYFGASAAIKRRVEGMASDILLKAGFSEIVTPYFSYHQALSVEPRLLLRLSDISNAELSLRADSTVDVVRIAMRRLKEQGRYYYIQPVFHYPSYELYQIGAESIGLNELSLHASLSIELFSNLGLNSATLQLSHMGIPLAICDLLGIDIALFRDSRVEDILALNVSWLSELLRVKSADDLERIKLPDEIAKNAKSLIDLSRASKFKSVRVEPLYYSCMRYYEGLFFRLIEANTTLASGGEYMVDEVECSGFAVYTDAVIEKISTKEAK; this comes from the coding sequence ATGAGTGATGTTTTTGCACACGAGATACCGTCTGGGTCTAGACTGTATTTTGGTGCTAGCGCAGCGATAAAACGCCGTGTAGAAGGCATGGCAAGCGATATACTTTTAAAGGCTGGATTTAGCGAGATAGTTACGCCTTATTTTAGCTATCATCAAGCCCTTAGTGTTGAGCCTAGGCTCTTGCTTAGATTAAGCGATATATCAAACGCCGAGCTATCTTTAAGGGCTGATAGCACCGTTGATGTGGTGCGTATAGCTATGCGTAGGCTAAAAGAGCAGGGTAGGTATTATTATATTCAGCCTGTATTTCATTACCCAAGTTATGAGCTATATCAAATAGGGGCTGAGAGCATAGGTTTAAATGAGCTTTCTTTACACGCTAGTTTGTCTATTGAGCTTTTTTCAAATTTAGGGCTTAATTCGGCTACGCTTCAGCTTAGTCACATGGGTATACCACTGGCTATATGCGATCTTTTAGGTATAGACATAGCATTATTTAGAGATAGCAGGGTAGAGGATATTTTAGCTCTTAATGTAAGTTGGCTAAGCGAGCTTTTGCGTGTAAAAAGTGCAGATGATTTAGAGCGGATAAAGCTACCTGATGAGATAGCTAAAAATGCTAAGAGTCTCATAGACCTATCTAGGGCAAGTAAATTTAAAAGTGTGCGTGTAGAGCCACTTTATTACTCTTGTATGAGGTATTATGAGGGGCTATTTTTCCGTTTGATTGAGGCAAATACGACCTTGGCTAGCGGAGGGGAATATATGGTAGATGAGGTGGAGTGTAGTGGATTTGCAGTCTATACCGATGCCGTAATTGAAAAAATATCAACAAAGGAAGCAAAATGA
- a CDS encoding DUF507 family protein translates to MRIKLPHAPYIANKIAIDLLNSGFVTLDAGVEPVAKQAEIILIADIKKERTLEERAQDILEEQEDQMQELQIDRRDMFRLVKKRLAAEQGFMLSHEDRFSHIAHLILSVLIDEGLINFSVSDNRVKNIIYSSIDNYLRIYSQIEAEVAGKMDEYKRKLIPGTDEYDLVYERLYQDELRKRGML, encoded by the coding sequence ATGCGTATAAAACTCCCACATGCACCATATATTGCAAATAAAATTGCCATTGATTTGTTAAACTCAGGCTTTGTTACCCTTGATGCGGGAGTCGAGCCAGTGGCAAAACAAGCAGAAATAATCCTAATCGCAGACATAAAAAAAGAACGCACACTTGAGGAGAGGGCGCAGGATATATTAGAGGAGCAAGAGGATCAAATGCAAGAGCTGCAAATTGACCGCAGGGATATGTTTCGCCTTGTGAAAAAAAGGCTCGCAGCCGAGCAAGGCTTCATGCTCTCACATGAGGATAGATTTAGCCATATTGCGCACCTTATCCTTTCGGTTTTAATAGACGAGGGGCTTATAAATTTTAGCGTAAGCGACAATAGAGTAAAAAATATAATCTACTCCTCAATTGATAATTACTTACGAATTTACTCTCAAATCGAGGCAGAAGTAGCTGGAAAAATGGACGAATATAAGCGCAAATTAATCCCTGGTACAGACGAGTACGATCTAGTCTATGAGAGGCTTTATCAAGACGAGCTTAGAAAAAGAGGCATGCTGTGA
- a CDS encoding MotE family protein, whose product MRFKFIILAFMLCATLVFSAASDVPVDCTQIFEARKSELVKELEKIDEQRQVLEAYRAQVQSAYDKSLADLNSKKAEIEATQKRVEAQKAEIAAIKEQNEKILADLKSMTSDKVAASYAKMKDQAAADVLSAMSGAAAASILYALEPKKIAAVMAKMSPDKASTLTKMLQDGPPFKDEKKEEISSPAGSLIE is encoded by the coding sequence ATGAGATTTAAATTTATCATTTTAGCGTTTATGCTATGCGCCACACTTGTATTTAGTGCAGCGAGCGATGTGCCAGTTGATTGCACGCAGATATTTGAGGCTAGAAAGAGTGAGCTAGTAAAAGAGTTAGAAAAAATAGACGAACAGCGTCAGGTGCTTGAGGCTTACAGGGCGCAAGTGCAAAGTGCATATGATAAAAGCCTTGCTGATTTAAACAGCAAAAAGGCTGAGATTGAGGCTACGCAAAAGCGTGTCGAAGCCCAAAAAGCCGAGATAGCTGCGATTAAAGAGCAGAATGAAAAAATTCTAGCCGATCTAAAGAGTATGACAAGCGATAAAGTCGCAGCAAGCTATGCAAAGATGAAAGACCAAGCCGCCGCAGACGTACTTTCTGCTATGTCGGGTGCAGCAGCAGCGTCTATATTATATGCGCTTGAGCCAAAGAAAATCGCTGCCGTCATGGCAAAAATGAGCCCAGATAAGGCTAGTACTCTTACTAAAATGCTCCAAGATGGACCACCTTTTAAAGACGAAAAGAAAGAGGAGATAAGCTCCCCTGCTGGCAGTTTGATAGAGTAG
- a CDS encoding EAL domain-containing protein — MSKRSYIKYESFKKNFIARIYVAISVAFGILFCCAVYALNVNSADVRKDITKLNKDITYSLNNSFDEIKSHLYLQAFLSEVNGARLIKDGKSKEQFRSLYLLDVANDEVVDKFEYVKAHKITNFEMSFLSKLATTDFVISKFVFAPNEEPYFYAAYKISDQYFIIAEVNMDFFLSRLKDELGYKFHNSYITDGKNFISGREPELLFQSKEFKRDLSKGDDLVPTVRLDYVKSTGYMASYDARYGLYVVSFYVNCLDIMSIAVLAILITLSTVIFLVFLLKNISLLKEQLIEPMQKLIEFLDSNGDNSIAIGSDIEEMQSIKKGIYRLYKQMQKTNDILKDNQERYGYLFERSTINIIVYDAYSGQIIEASNSALELYGYSRGEILSLNILDLADFSMRDILFTRQIAKENGTSYTVKQFGKNGRVIEASINISEINLSDGKRLKFLIIKDIGKKLRRRRNVDVIEQYSNMMVGAVMVASKDEPFKIINATKSIQDIFGINYDVLLESGFDLRDSVIAADKNAFINEIEMNKRLFGSGASGKDRLRLIVRIKGANDRVAPYRINVRFSRDMNGNFNEIVYSASDYSEHQQLIEKRELESKISRSVVWATGAVSFEWDRTTDIVTLGDNYAQMLGYESMKELGLLNYERIRSMLLVDKSAETSEQFLANIAIDKDTFGGDIATYRKDGSIIWVRVRAKVTERNEEGKVLKISGALEDISGERNNLFYKNVLASIFSYSDLGIVILDTNGNIIDANDAFANTMGYTHAELVGNNINLFRSGLHGIDFYDDLWRDLEKNGLYRARIWSRTSSAEDILQSVTLSSISDEDGANKFILATFSNINNDGVSKDYLEHIAYHDPLTKLPNRFLFTQRLESILLEMNEGEHLAVIYLDLDGFKSINDNYGHRIGDAYLVDLSSRLDILFDEQEVLARFGVDEFGAIVKYESRGQIDEIVANMLRIASSKIKIEGVQIGLSASIGVSLYERQYGASDMLEQADWAMYQAKLAGKNRFYVFDARRDRHFKRQYDDSIKLFRALESGELFLQYQPQIDIAEGRVVAFEALLRWRSEDGVIYPENFLPYLKNQSVLDEIALFCIKEALYVQYLYASKHRGAKVSVNVSLAQICKDDFFDKFNSILSQNPHLDVSMLEFELCDAGEVRYLEGAHNHMVKYKNLGVRFVLDDFASGDSSLEALQILDVDEIKLSKSFCKNLLSKKTFLQSIKIIRDLQHIFKVQASAKGIEDMATLRILSALGFEIFQGYVIHEPMFVDEVMKYEFKELSELDISYLMQDDEFQRLCECVQVRQVASKIVREASELSEHEKKDIEDELRDNTYFSKFTDILISALKQTDIAAMSSLAKSVEGDCLNYIQSVGTDRIREQYE, encoded by the coding sequence TTGTCTAAACGCTCATATATCAAGTATGAAAGTTTTAAAAAAAACTTCATCGCACGCATTTACGTAGCTATATCAGTTGCTTTTGGTATACTCTTTTGTTGTGCTGTTTATGCGCTAAATGTAAATTCAGCAGACGTTAGAAAAGACATAACAAAGCTTAATAAAGACATAACTTACTCTCTTAATAATAGCTTTGATGAGATAAAATCACACCTTTATTTACAGGCATTTTTATCTGAAGTAAACGGAGCTAGGCTCATAAAAGACGGTAAGAGCAAGGAGCAGTTTCGTTCGCTTTACCTGCTTGATGTTGCAAATGATGAGGTGGTGGATAAATTTGAATATGTAAAAGCTCATAAAATTACAAATTTTGAGATGTCTTTTCTATCAAAGCTTGCTACTACTGATTTTGTTATATCTAAATTTGTTTTTGCGCCAAACGAGGAGCCGTATTTTTACGCAGCTTATAAGATAAGTGATCAGTATTTTATTATCGCTGAAGTTAATATGGACTTTTTCCTAAGTAGGCTAAAAGATGAGCTAGGGTATAAATTCCATAACTCATACATAACAGACGGCAAAAACTTCATCTCAGGGCGTGAGCCAGAACTTTTATTTCAAAGCAAAGAGTTTAAAAGAGACCTAAGCAAAGGCGATGATTTAGTCCCCACAGTTAGGCTTGATTATGTAAAATCGACTGGCTATATGGCTAGCTATGACGCTAGATACGGGCTTTATGTGGTTAGCTTTTATGTAAATTGTTTAGATATTATGTCAATTGCTGTTCTTGCGATTTTAATCACATTAAGTACTGTAATCTTTTTGGTATTTTTGCTAAAAAACATCTCTTTGCTAAAAGAACAGCTTATAGAACCTATGCAAAAGCTTATCGAATTTTTAGACTCAAATGGGGATAATAGTATAGCGATAGGTAGTGATATAGAGGAGATGCAGTCTATTAAAAAGGGTATTTATAGGCTTTATAAGCAGATGCAAAAGACAAATGATATATTAAAGGATAATCAAGAAAGATATGGGTATTTGTTTGAGCGAAGTACGATAAATATAATAGTCTATGACGCATATAGTGGGCAGATTATCGAAGCTAGCAACTCTGCTTTAGAATTATATGGCTACTCAAGAGGGGAAATTTTATCCTTAAATATTCTTGATTTGGCTGATTTTAGCATGCGTGATATTTTATTTACTCGCCAAATAGCAAAGGAAAATGGCACAAGCTATACCGTAAAGCAGTTTGGTAAAAATGGGCGAGTGATAGAGGCTAGCATAAATATTTCAGAGATAAATTTAAGCGATGGAAAGCGGCTTAAGTTTTTAATCATTAAAGATATCGGCAAAAAGCTCCGCAGACGTCGCAATGTAGATGTGATAGAGCAGTACTCTAATATGATGGTGGGTGCTGTTATGGTAGCTAGCAAGGATGAGCCATTTAAGATAATAAACGCTACAAAGAGCATCCAAGATATTTTTGGCATAAATTACGACGTGCTTTTAGAGAGCGGATTTGACCTGCGAGATAGCGTCATCGCAGCTGATAAAAATGCCTTTATAAATGAAATTGAAATGAATAAGCGCTTATTTGGGAGTGGTGCTAGTGGCAAAGATAGGCTAAGACTTATCGTGCGAATAAAAGGTGCAAATGATAGGGTTGCTCCATATAGGATAAATGTACGTTTTAGCAGAGATATGAATGGAAATTTTAATGAAATAGTCTACTCTGCAAGCGATTATAGTGAACATCAGCAGCTTATAGAAAAGCGAGAGCTTGAGAGCAAAATTTCTCGTAGTGTGGTTTGGGCGACTGGTGCAGTGTCTTTTGAGTGGGACAGGACTACTGATATAGTTACTCTTGGAGACAATTACGCTCAAATGCTAGGATATGAGAGTATGAAAGAGCTTGGTCTTTTAAACTATGAGCGTATTAGGTCTATGCTTTTGGTTGATAAAAGCGCAGAGACTTCGGAGCAGTTTTTAGCAAATATAGCAATTGACAAAGATACATTTGGTGGAGATATAGCCACATATCGAAAAGATGGCAGCATTATTTGGGTTAGGGTTAGGGCCAAGGTAACTGAGCGCAATGAAGAAGGCAAAGTGCTAAAAATCAGTGGCGCTCTTGAGGATATAAGTGGAGAGCGTAATAATCTCTTTTATAAAAACGTTCTAGCCTCGATATTTTCATACTCTGATTTAGGTATTGTGATACTTGATACAAATGGTAATATAATAGATGCAAATGACGCCTTTGCTAATACTATGGGTTATACTCATGCTGAGCTTGTTGGAAATAATATAAATTTATTCCGCTCAGGACTTCATGGGATTGATTTTTACGATGATCTTTGGAGAGACTTAGAGAAAAATGGTCTATATAGGGCTAGGATATGGAGTCGCACAAGCAGTGCCGAGGATATACTTCAGTCTGTTACGCTTTCAAGCATAAGTGATGAGGATGGTGCTAATAAATTTATTCTAGCTACTTTTTCAAATATAAATAACGACGGTGTTAGCAAAGATTATTTAGAGCATATAGCCTATCATGATCCACTTACAAAATTACCAAATAGATTTTTATTTACCCAGCGCCTTGAGAGTATACTTTTAGAGATGAATGAGGGTGAGCATTTAGCTGTGATATATCTTGATTTAGATGGCTTTAAATCAATTAATGATAATTACGGACACAGGATAGGTGATGCGTATTTGGTAGATCTTTCTAGTAGGCTTGATATTCTTTTTGATGAGCAAGAAGTGCTTGCTAGGTTTGGGGTTGATGAGTTTGGCGCCATAGTCAAATACGAAAGTAGGGGGCAGATAGATGAGATTGTGGCAAATATGCTCAGAATCGCCTCTAGTAAGATAAAAATTGAGGGCGTTCAGATAGGGCTAAGTGCTAGTATAGGCGTAAGCCTTTATGAGAGGCAGTACGGCGCTTCTGATATGTTAGAGCAGGCTGATTGGGCGATGTATCAGGCAAAACTAGCGGGTAAAAACCGCTTTTACGTCTTTGACGCTAGACGAGATAGGCACTTTAAGCGCCAGTATGATGATAGCATTAAGCTATTTCGCGCTCTTGAAAGTGGCGAGCTATTTTTACAGTATCAGCCGCAAATTGACATTGCCGAGGGGCGCGTAGTGGCGTTTGAGGCTTTGTTGCGTTGGCGTAGCGAGGATGGCGTGATATATCCTGAGAATTTCTTGCCATATCTAAAAAATCAAAGCGTGCTTGATGAGATAGCACTATTTTGCATTAAAGAAGCCCTTTATGTGCAGTATCTTTATGCTAGCAAACACAGAGGTGCAAAGGTAAGCGTAAACGTAAGTCTAGCACAAATTTGCAAGGATGACTTTTTTGATAAATTTAACTCTATCTTAAGTCAAAATCCGCACCTAGACGTCTCTATGCTGGAGTTTGAGCTTTGTGATGCTGGCGAGGTTAGGTATCTTGAGGGTGCGCATAATCATATGGTTAAGTATAAAAACCTAGGCGTTAGATTTGTCCTTGATGATTTTGCCTCTGGGGATAGCTCGCTTGAGGCGCTTCAAATTTTAGACGTAGATGAGATAAAACTTTCTAAGAGCTTTTGTAAAAATTTATTAAGCAAAAAGACATTTTTGCAATCTATTAAGATTATTAGGGATTTACAACATATCTTCAAGGTTCAAGCATCGGCAAAAGGCATCGAGGATATGGCGACTTTGCGTATATTAAGCGCGCTGGGATTTGAGATATTTCAGGGGTATGTCATACATGAGCCTATGTTTGTTGATGAGGTTATGAAGTATGAATTTAAAGAGCTTAGCGAGCTTGATATATCCTACCTCATGCAAGATGATGAGTTTCAAAGGCTTTGTGAGTGCGTACAAGTAAGGCAGGTAGCGTCTAAAATAGTACGTGAAGCAAGCGAACTAAGTGAGCATGAGAAAAAGGATATAGAGGATGAGCTTAGAGATAATACCTACTTTAGCAAGTTTACAGACATCCTCATAAGCGCGCTAAAACAGACAGATATAGCTGCTATGAGCTCTCTTGCAAAGAGTGTTGAAGGGGATTGCCTAAACTACATACAAAGTGTCGGTACAGACAGGATAAGGGAGCAATATGAGTGA
- the carA gene encoding glutamine-hydrolyzing carbamoyl-phosphate synthase small subunit, translating to MNAYIYIENGTFLKAKAFGVHGEWAGEMVFNTSMSGYEEIISDPSYAGQFIVFTMPEIGIVGANDDDMESVRIHASGAFMRNYSKTYSNHRAQKSLAKLFEEQGKFGVYDIDTRYLTKMLRNEGALMAYVSTQIDDKDELARRLSAAGSIASTNHVARVSAKDEYTHKSAAWDMRTKSYKPLKSIGKKVAVIDYGVKRNILNELCEVGLEVTVYPHDIRASELIDKFKNSEIHGVFLSNGPGEPKMLTDEIAQIKELIKARVPMFGICLGHQLLSNAFGYPTYKLKFGQHGANHPVQNLITGAVEITTQNHNYNVPENIAEVAEITHRNLFDGTIEGVRYKDYPVFSVQHHPEASGGPSESKYIFAEFVEIL from the coding sequence GTGAACGCTTATATTTATATAGAAAATGGCACTTTTTTAAAGGCAAAGGCATTTGGTGTACACGGCGAATGGGCTGGCGAGATGGTCTTTAACACCTCTATGAGCGGTTACGAGGAGATTATCTCAGACCCTAGCTATGCTGGGCAGTTTATAGTCTTTACTATGCCAGAAATAGGTATTGTCGGCGCAAATGATGATGATATGGAGAGCGTTAGAATTCATGCAAGCGGTGCTTTTATGCGAAACTACAGCAAAACCTACTCAAACCATCGTGCTCAAAAGAGCCTTGCAAAGCTTTTTGAGGAGCAGGGTAAATTTGGCGTTTATGACATAGATACGCGCTATTTAACCAAAATGCTAAGAAACGAAGGCGCACTAATGGCATACGTCTCTACGCAGATAGACGACAAGGACGAGCTAGCCAGACGCCTAAGCGCAGCTGGTAGCATAGCCTCTACTAATCACGTCGCACGAGTTAGTGCAAAAGATGAGTACACACATAAAAGCGCGGCTTGGGATATGCGCACAAAGAGCTACAAGCCGCTAAAGAGCATAGGTAAAAAAGTAGCCGTGATAGATTACGGTGTAAAGCGCAATATCTTAAACGAGCTTTGTGAGGTGGGGCTTGAGGTTACGGTGTATCCGCATGATATTAGAGCTAGCGAGCTAATAGATAAATTTAAAAACTCAGAGATTCATGGAGTGTTTTTATCAAATGGCCCAGGCGAGCCAAAAATGCTAACAGATGAGATAGCCCAGATTAAGGAGCTAATTAAGGCACGAGTGCCTATGTTTGGCATATGCTTAGGACATCAGCTGCTTTCAAACGCCTTTGGCTACCCTACTTATAAGCTTAAATTCGGACAACACGGTGCAAACCACCCAGTGCAAAATTTAATCACAGGCGCAGTGGAGATAACTACGCAAAATCACAACTACAACGTCCCAGAAAATATCGCCGAAGTGGCAGAGATAACGCACAGGAATTTATTTGATGGTACGATTGAGGGTGTTAGGTATAAAGATTATCCCGTATTTTCCGTCCAGCACCACCCAGAAGCCAGCGGTGGACCTAGTGAGAGTAAGTATATTTTCGCTGAATTTGTGGAAATTTTATAG
- a CDS encoding adenylosuccinate synthase has translation MRKADVIVGAQWGDEGKGKIVDMLSTNYDMVCRANGGHNAGHTIIVDGVKYALHLMPSGVLHHNIINLIGNGVVVNPDVLITEMAQFDDLKGRLFISDKAHLNLTHHSLIDQAKERAKGEKAIGTTGKGIGPAYSDKVSRTGHRMSELLEPEKLVDDLMADFEANSAILNALKIEVPSRDELLSELTRYKNALAPYITNTTRLLWAALDEDKRVLIEGAQGTLLDIDHGTYPYVTSSNTVSAGACTGLGLSPKEIGDVIGILKAYTTRVGHGAFPTEDLGSDGDRLCDVGREFGTTTGRRRRCGWFDAVAVRYSARLNGLDKFALTKLDVLDGFESIKICKAYQYKGQTIDYFPADLENAVPIYEELPGWQSIAGIKRYDDLPLNARRYIERIEELTGVKVALVSTGADRRDTIIR, from the coding sequence ATGAGAAAAGCTGATGTCATAGTAGGAGCGCAGTGGGGAGATGAAGGCAAGGGCAAGATAGTCGATATGCTCTCGACAAATTATGATATGGTGTGCCGTGCAAATGGCGGACACAACGCAGGACACACCATTATAGTTGACGGTGTAAAATACGCCCTACACCTTATGCCAAGTGGCGTGTTGCACCACAATATAATAAATTTAATAGGTAACGGCGTAGTTGTAAATCCAGACGTCCTAATCACTGAAATGGCACAGTTTGATGATCTAAAAGGCAGGCTTTTTATAAGCGATAAGGCACATTTAAACCTAACCCATCACAGCTTAATTGACCAAGCCAAAGAGCGAGCCAAAGGCGAGAAGGCTATCGGCACTACAGGCAAGGGTATAGGACCAGCTTACTCTGATAAGGTAAGTCGTACAGGGCATCGTATGAGCGAGCTGCTTGAGCCAGAAAAGCTTGTGGATGACTTAATGGCAGATTTTGAGGCAAATAGTGCGATTTTAAACGCCCTAAAGATAGAAGTACCAAGCCGTGATGAGCTTTTAAGCGAGCTTACGAGGTATAAAAACGCCCTAGCCCCATATATCACAAATACCACACGCCTGCTTTGGGCTGCTTTAGATGAGGATAAGCGTGTCCTAATCGAAGGCGCACAAGGCACTTTGCTTGACATTGACCACGGCACCTACCCATACGTAACCAGCTCAAATACCGTAAGCGCAGGGGCGTGTACTGGACTAGGGCTAAGCCCAAAAGAGATAGGCGATGTGATAGGAATTTTAAAAGCCTATACTACGCGCGTGGGACACGGTGCCTTTCCTACTGAGGATTTAGGCAGCGATGGAGATAGGCTTTGTGATGTGGGTAGGGAGTTTGGCACGACTACTGGCAGACGCCGCAGATGTGGGTGGTTTGATGCGGTTGCGGTACGCTACTCAGCACGCTTAAATGGACTTGATAAATTTGCCCTAACCAAGCTTGATGTACTTGATGGCTTTGAGAGTATAAAAATCTGCAAAGCTTACCAGTACAAGGGGCAAACGATTGATTATTTCCCAGCTGATTTGGAAAATGCAGTGCCAATTTACGAAGAGCTTCCTGGCTGGCAGAGCATAGCTGGGATTAAGCGATATGACGATCTACCTTTAAATGCGCGTCGCTATATTGAGCGCATAGAGGAGTTAACTGGCGTTAAAGTTGCCCTAGTCTCCACTGGCGCAGACCGCCGCGATACTATTATTAGATGA
- the trxA gene encoding thioredoxin yields MGKYIDLTSENFSVAKEGVALVDFWAPWCGPCRMLAPVIAELAEEFDGKAKICKVNTDEVQDLAVEYGIRSIPTMLFFKNGEVVDQLVGAQSKQAIADKLNSLL; encoded by the coding sequence ATGGGAAAATACATCGATTTAACATCAGAAAACTTTAGTGTAGCTAAAGAGGGCGTAGCTTTAGTGGATTTTTGGGCTCCTTGGTGTGGACCTTGCCGCATGCTAGCACCTGTTATAGCTGAGCTTGCGGAGGAATTTGACGGCAAGGCTAAAATTTGCAAGGTAAACACTGACGAGGTTCAGGATTTGGCGGTTGAGTATGGTATCCGCTCTATCCCAACAATGCTATTTTTCAAAAATGGCGAAGTTGTCGACCAGTTAGTTGGCGCACAGTCAAAACAAGCCATAGCGGATAAACTAAACTCGCTACTATAA
- a CDS encoding NAD(P)/FAD-dependent oxidoreductase has product MLDLAIIGGGPAGLTAGLYATRGGLKNVVMFEKGEPGGQITSSSEIENYPGQKNPGESGYDFMSTWWAQCSHFGLKHEWANVVRVSQNADKSFKIELEGGASHDAKAVIVCTGSTPRRAGFAGEDTYFGRGVSTCATCDGFFYKNKEVAVLGGGDTAIEEAIYLANICSKVYVIHRRDEFRAAPVTVEKARKNEKIEFITSATIKEAYGDASGLCGLKLNTKEGERDLAVPGVFTFVGLNVNNEILKQENGEFICDMVDGGQVMVNLKMQTSVAGLFAAGDLRADAPKQVVCAAGDGAVAALSAMSYIESLH; this is encoded by the coding sequence ATGCTAGATTTAGCGATTATAGGTGGCGGTCCTGCTGGGCTTACGGCAGGACTTTATGCCACTCGTGGAGGACTTAAGAATGTTGTTATGTTTGAAAAAGGCGAACCAGGCGGACAGATAACTAGCTCAAGCGAGATAGAAAACTACCCAGGTCAGAAAAATCCAGGTGAGAGTGGGTATGATTTTATGAGTACGTGGTGGGCGCAATGCAGCCATTTCGGGCTAAAGCATGAGTGGGCAAATGTGGTGCGCGTAAGCCAAAATGCCGACAAAAGCTTTAAAATCGAGCTTGAAGGCGGCGCTAGCCATGACGCAAAAGCCGTCATTGTGTGTACTGGCAGCACTCCACGCAGAGCTGGATTTGCTGGCGAGGATACATATTTTGGACGTGGCGTTAGTACGTGTGCGACTTGTGATGGATTCTTTTATAAAAATAAAGAAGTCGCAGTCCTAGGCGGAGGTGATACAGCTATTGAGGAGGCGATTTATTTAGCAAATATCTGCTCAAAAGTTTACGTTATCCACCGTAGAGACGAGTTTCGCGCAGCCCCAGTAACAGTAGAAAAAGCTCGCAAAAACGAAAAAATAGAATTTATTACTTCAGCGACAATTAAGGAAGCTTACGGTGATGCTAGTGGACTTTGCGGGCTAAAGTTAAACACAAAAGAGGGCGAGCGTGATTTAGCAGTACCTGGTGTTTTTACCTTTGTTGGGCTAAATGTAAACAACGAGATTTTAAAGCAGGAAAACGGCGAGTTTATCTGTGATATGGTAGATGGTGGACAGGTTATGGTAAATTTAAAAATGCAAACAAGCGTGGCTGGGCTTTTTGCAGCAGGAGACCTTAGAGCAGACGCTCCAAAGCAAGTTGTCTGTGCGGCTGGAGATGGCGCTGTTGCAGCACTTTCGGCTATGAGCTACATAGAGAGCCTTCATTAA